The Glycine max cultivar Williams 82 chromosome 12, Glycine_max_v4.0, whole genome shotgun sequence genome window below encodes:
- the LOC100785093 gene encoding uncharacterized protein: MSPIGLSFLFLISLALLSIARGQERAPHGLVYESPVAFPPAAYDFFHPNAQKPENKDPCVASKCSPLPLAAQVDATQIYENKASTTQKGGKQIGGGGVAGIITAVAFAVLLAMGIYYVKVTRQANMSRASNSVQSHA; encoded by the coding sequence ATGAGTCCCATTGGCTTGtccttcctcttcctcatttcTTTAGCACTTCTCTCTATTGCCAGAGGCCAAGAAAGGGCACCTCACGGGCTTGTTTACGAGAGCCCTGTAGCTTTTCCACCAGCAGCATATGACTTCTTTCATCCCAATGCTCAAAAGCCTGAGAACAAAGACCCGTGTGTTGCATCCAAATGTTCACCACTGCCTCTAGCAGCTCAAGTGGATGCCACTCAAATATATGAAAACAAAGCTTCAACAACGCAGAAAGGTGGGAAACAAATAGGAGGTGGGGGTGTAGCTGGCATTATCACTGCTGTTGCTTTTGCTGTGCTTTTAGCTATGGGAATCTACTATGTAAAAGTCACTCGCCAAGCCAACATGAGTCGAGCCAGTAACAGTGTTCAATCTCATGCTTGA
- the LOC100787578 gene encoding uncharacterized protein isoform X1: MISILSQERLLGASLGVVLTGVVVFEQRRYIYASISDSQSQVKEPIFGKKSRSEFSHLWNKTVDQTFGPLIKSLSSRGWFQLYSLRY; encoded by the exons ATGATTAGCATTCTGAGCCAG GAACGGCTTCTGGGAGCTTCGTTGGGAGTGGTATTAACGGGGGTGGTTGTGTTTGAGCAACGCAGATACATCTACGCTTCTATTTCCGATTCCCAATCTCAG GTTAAAGAACCTATATTTGGGAAGAAGTCGCGTTCTGAATTTTCACATTTATGGAACAAAACTGTGGATCAGACATTTGGACCTTTGATAAAGTCTCTCAGCTCACGTGGATG GTTCCAGCTATATAGTTTACGGTACTAG
- the LOC100787578 gene encoding uncharacterized protein isoform X2, whose amino-acid sequence MISILSQERLLGASLGVVLTGVVVFEQRRYIYASISDSQSQVKEPIFGKKSRSEFSHLWNKTVDQTFGPLIKSLSSRGW is encoded by the exons ATGATTAGCATTCTGAGCCAG GAACGGCTTCTGGGAGCTTCGTTGGGAGTGGTATTAACGGGGGTGGTTGTGTTTGAGCAACGCAGATACATCTACGCTTCTATTTCCGATTCCCAATCTCAG GTTAAAGAACCTATATTTGGGAAGAAGTCGCGTTCTGAATTTTCACATTTATGGAACAAAACTGTGGATCAGACATTTGGACCTTTGATAAAGTCTCTCAGCTCACGTGGATGGTAG